Proteins encoded within one genomic window of Panicum virgatum strain AP13 chromosome 1N, P.virgatum_v5, whole genome shotgun sequence:
- the LOC120653816 gene encoding transcription factor bHLH94-like — protein MALEAVVFPKEHLACTGKVGVAAHSASLGCGFDIDDLEEKGGVVLQVEAAGALPLGAGAVTAWDAALCPCSVAPSAGGEECCWDVQRHLSVSPPPVPAVAAQGGRGKAVASAARRRRRRPKAVKNTEEMESQRRNHIAVERNRRRQMNEYLAVLRSVMPPSYAQRGDQASIVAGAINFVKELEQLLQSLEAQKRRAGCTERTPPAPPFAGFFTFPQYSTGATGAVGASDSSDCSAGGDQGGGGCAGARRGVADIEVAVADSHANVKVLAPRRPRQLLRMVVALQCLGLTVLHLNVTTTADHLAFYSFSLKMEDECRLSSVDNIAAAVNEIVATVSDEVIISQLAE, from the exons ATGGCGCTCGAAGCCGTGGTGTTCCCGAAGGAGCACCTCGCGTGCACGGGCAAGGTGGGCGTGGCCGCGCACTCGGCGTCGCTGGGATGCGGTTTCGACATTGATGACCTCGAGGAGAAGGGCGGCGTGGTTCTGCAGGtagaggccgccggcgcgctgcCGCTCGGTGCCGGTGCGGTCACCGCATGGGACGCGGCGCTCTGCCCGTGCTCCGTCGCTCCTAGCGCTGGCGGGGAGGAGTGCTGCTGGGACGTGCAGCGCCACCTCtccgtgtcgccgccgccggtgcccgcgGTAGCGGCGCAGGGGGGGCGCGGCAAGGCGgtcgcgtcggcggcgcggaggcggcgacggcgcccgaAGGCGGTGAAGAACACGGAGGAGATGGAGAGCCAGCGCCGCAACCACATTGCCGTGGAGCGCAACCGGCGGCGGCAGATGAACGAGTACCTCGCCGTGCTCCGCTCCGTCATGCCGCCTTCCTACGCGCAGCGG GGTGACCAGGCGTCGATCGTGGCGGGCGCCATCAACTTCGTCAAGGAGCTGGAGCAGCTGCTGCAGTCGCTGGAGGCGCAGAAGCGGCGCGCGGGCTGCACCGAGcgaacgccgccggcgccgccgttcgCCGGCTTCTTCACGTTCCCTCAGTACTCGACCGGCGCGACCGGTGCTGTCGGCGCGAGCGATAGTTCTGACTGCTCTGCGGGCGGCgatcagggcggcggcggctgcgcgggGGCGCGCCGCGGCGTGGCCGACATCGAGGTGGCCGTGGCGGACAGCCACGCCAACGTGAAGGTgctcgcgccgcggcggcccagGCAGCTGCTGAGGATGGTGGTGGCGCTGCAGTGCCTCGGCCTCACCGTGCTCCACCTCAACGTGACCACCACCGCCGACCACCTGGCCTTCTACTCCTTCAGCCTCAAG ATGGAGGATGAATGCCGGCTATCGTCGGTCGACAACATCGCCGCCGCGGTGAACGAGATCGTCGCGACGGTCTCCGACGAGGTCATCATCAGTCAGTTAGCTGAGTAG